From Sphaerochaeta sp., a single genomic window includes:
- a CDS encoding NusG domain II-containing protein, translating into MQRKTLVADTLSILISLTVVLLMVRLNPVQGGSYLNVQGTEGTYRYPLSVDRTIDVHGPLGETTVVIKDGKAFITDSPCESKACTRMAPVTKNGGFVACLPNGVLLSVASSGESEVDDVTN; encoded by the coding sequence GTGCAACGAAAAACCCTGGTCGCCGACACGCTTTCAATTCTCATCTCCCTGACCGTCGTCCTGTTGATGGTCAGGTTGAACCCCGTACAGGGAGGTTCGTACCTCAATGTACAGGGAACGGAAGGAACGTACCGGTATCCGTTGTCGGTGGACCGGACCATTGATGTCCATGGGCCATTAGGGGAAACCACCGTGGTGATCAAGGACGGGAAGGCGTTCATCACGGACAGCCCGTGCGAGTCCAAGGCATGCACCAGGATGGCTCCGGTGACCAAGAACGGGGGATTCGTCGCGTGCCTGCCCAACGGCGTGCTGCTGTCCGTCGCATCCAGCGGGGAAAGCGAGGTGGATGATGTCACCAACTGA
- a CDS encoding response regulator transcription factor, with amino-acid sequence MKLIYVVDDNAEDREGIKRYLEMYEFEVQAFEDLHALQVAIAKQVPDLLLQDVMLPDGDGFSFIKKLKQTYSFPVFFVTARTSESDRILGFELGCDDYICKPYSSKELELRVEALFRRIDRLSTTAMKGSQWTLDNSTMTLDETSHQFFIDGKPIPLTAAEWRIMSYLVANSGILITRSQILEHCFDYSFESYDRIVDTHVKNMRSKMGPLGSQWIETVRGYGYRFAGKGTGSAPLVAPRNGKPVKKTEDADHEG; translated from the coding sequence ATGAAGCTGATTTATGTGGTGGATGACAATGCGGAGGACCGCGAGGGCATCAAACGGTACCTTGAGATGTATGAGTTTGAAGTCCAGGCGTTTGAGGATCTGCACGCCTTGCAGGTCGCCATCGCCAAACAGGTCCCTGATCTCCTGCTGCAGGACGTGATGCTTCCCGATGGAGACGGATTCTCGTTCATCAAGAAGCTCAAGCAGACGTACAGCTTCCCGGTGTTCTTCGTCACCGCCCGGACCAGCGAAAGCGACCGGATCCTTGGCTTTGAACTGGGATGCGACGACTACATCTGCAAGCCGTATTCCTCCAAGGAACTGGAACTCAGGGTCGAGGCGTTGTTCCGCCGCATCGACCGACTCTCCACCACGGCGATGAAAGGATCCCAGTGGACGCTGGATAATTCCACGATGACGCTGGACGAGACCAGCCATCAGTTCTTCATCGATGGAAAACCGATCCCGCTGACGGCGGCTGAGTGGCGCATCATGAGTTACCTGGTGGCCAACAGTGGCATTTTGATCACCCGGAGCCAGATTCTGGAGCACTGCTTCGATTACAGTTTTGAAAGTTATGACCGGATCGTCGACACCCATGTGAAAAACATGCGGAGCAAAATGGGGCCGTTGGGCTCCCAGTGGATCGAGACGGTCCGGGGATACGGCTACCGCTTTGCCGGGAAAGGAACCGGTTCCGCCCCGCTTGTCGCGCCGCGGAACGGCAAACCGGTGAAGAAGACGGAGGATGCGGACCATGAAGGATGA
- a CDS encoding IS3 family transposase, with protein MSVYELVDHESAVEYLRGGLGLPVSGQCRLLGISRSRYYQWRKLREARKAMPERQYDGRKEEELALVDKILGVWTENPAWGYRKLGRYLQRNGFPSATEKRVRLIYQRLGIHGVSPVFRTTRQPKGKCLKHPYLLRGKKIRFSNQVWETDITYIRLPGGMVYLTAFIDVYSRRILSWSLGRTMESGLCVDALHEAVMNHGIPAILNTDCGSQYLGGDFLDAASSYGIEISNDSVGRCLDDVFIERTWRTLKYECIFLHEWGTMEELEKGLGIFIRKFNFERPHQSLDYRTPDEVYTDGRFPSAGDEPKKTEVA; from the coding sequence ATGAGCGTCTACGAGCTGGTGGACCATGAAAGCGCAGTGGAATACCTTCGCGGGGGCCTTGGCCTTCCGGTATCCGGCCAATGCCGTCTCCTGGGAATCTCCCGGAGCAGGTATTACCAGTGGAGGAAGCTGCGGGAAGCCAGGAAAGCAATGCCTGAACGGCAATATGATGGGCGGAAAGAAGAAGAACTCGCATTGGTTGACAAGATCCTAGGCGTCTGGACGGAGAATCCGGCCTGGGGATACCGGAAACTGGGCAGGTACCTGCAGCGGAACGGTTTCCCCTCAGCCACGGAGAAACGGGTGCGTCTCATCTACCAGCGGCTGGGCATCCATGGGGTCTCCCCGGTGTTCCGCACCACCCGCCAGCCGAAAGGGAAATGCCTGAAGCACCCGTATCTGTTGAGGGGGAAGAAGATACGGTTCTCCAACCAGGTATGGGAGACGGACATCACCTACATCCGTCTTCCCGGAGGGATGGTGTATCTGACGGCGTTCATCGACGTGTACAGCCGGAGGATCCTGTCCTGGAGCCTCGGGCGCACGATGGAAAGCGGGTTATGCGTCGACGCGCTGCATGAGGCGGTCATGAACCATGGGATACCGGCGATCCTGAACACGGACTGCGGAAGCCAGTATCTGGGTGGTGATTTCCTTGATGCCGCCTCCAGTTACGGGATCGAGATCAGCAACGACTCGGTGGGGAGATGCCTCGATGACGTGTTTATTGAACGAACGTGGCGGACCCTGAAATATGAATGCATCTTCCTTCATGAGTGGGGCACGATGGAGGAACTGGAGAAGGGATTGGGGATATTCATCAGGAAGTTCAACTTCGAGCGGCCCCATCAGTCGCTTGATTACCGGACGCCGGACGAAGTGTATACGGACGGACGTTTCCCGTCAGCGGGGGACGAACCGAAGAAGACTGAGGTGGCATAG
- a CDS encoding Gx transporter family protein, with the protein MMSPTEKRTCYVASTTLLLSALEYLIPKPLPFLKLGLANLPLLVVLESFGWKEFLVLALLKVCGSSIISGTLFSYVFLLVFFGGMASAVVMKGVSSLLKGHISPVGCSVLGALASNLIQLWGASMLVYGPSIWVAAPLLLSIGLASSVVLGFLASSYRKHGTMLTHDFSQGNAASWITYPHTVPFTLLAVIVVLLALEKNPLPLAISLVALFCAQKASGRKIMLVPSLVLFLSMLVLSLFEPNGKVLFSLGSLTVTEGALKDASIRAMRLVALVSASQSMVVLMPRVPGKFFSMLSLTLGYFASFRIHKKNGSFVQWIDASLSSALTGTPKAPKAPRIGLVTALCVLCALSLIVF; encoded by the coding sequence ATGATGTCACCAACTGAGAAACGGACCTGTTACGTCGCATCCACCACCCTGCTTCTCTCCGCTCTGGAGTATCTGATCCCCAAACCGCTTCCATTTCTCAAGCTGGGGCTGGCCAACCTGCCGCTCCTTGTCGTATTGGAAAGTTTTGGATGGAAGGAGTTCCTCGTTTTGGCGCTGCTGAAGGTATGCGGTTCCAGCATCATCTCCGGCACCTTGTTCAGCTACGTGTTCCTTCTGGTGTTCTTCGGCGGCATGGCCTCCGCCGTGGTGATGAAAGGGGTCTCGTCACTGTTGAAGGGACACATCTCCCCGGTGGGCTGTTCCGTCCTGGGGGCGCTCGCCTCCAATCTGATCCAGCTGTGGGGCGCCTCGATGCTGGTCTACGGTCCGTCCATCTGGGTGGCCGCGCCATTGCTCCTGTCCATCGGACTGGCATCCAGTGTGGTCCTCGGCTTTCTGGCTTCTTCATACCGGAAGCATGGCACGATGCTGACCCATGATTTCTCCCAAGGCAACGCCGCTTCGTGGATCACCTACCCCCACACCGTCCCGTTCACCCTGCTTGCCGTCATCGTCGTGCTGCTCGCCCTGGAGAAGAACCCGCTTCCCCTTGCCATCTCCCTGGTGGCGCTGTTCTGCGCCCAGAAGGCAAGCGGGAGAAAGATCATGCTGGTCCCCAGCCTGGTGTTGTTCCTCTCCATGCTGGTCCTCTCGTTGTTTGAACCGAACGGCAAGGTGTTGTTCTCCCTGGGAAGCCTCACGGTTACCGAAGGGGCGTTGAAGGACGCATCCATCCGGGCGATGCGTCTGGTGGCGCTGGTCTCCGCGTCCCAGTCGATGGTCGTTTTGATGCCCCGTGTTCCCGGCAAGTTCTTCTCCATGCTGTCGCTGACGCTGGGCTACTTCGCGTCGTTCCGTATCCACAAGAAGAACGGTTCGTTCGTCCAGTGGATCGACGCGTCCCTCTCCTCGGCGCTTACCGGCACCCCCAAAGCTCCCAAAGCACCCCGCATCGGGCTGGTAACCGCGCTCTGCGTTCTCTGTGCGCTCTCCTTGATCGTTTTTTGA
- a CDS encoding HAMP domain-containing histidine kinase encodes MRKQFARLFLGFILVLLVVLSIQVAVFLVSTTSQQRKWNQDIYQTYVQSLADALTVNVPYDGWNINNLDDVLLSASDGRVSGLLLKDTEGDVVTTFGKTREGMPLGFPDRRQRTTPEVIRQLSESTFHAVTAKTDLYVITISKTKVGLVTTFTSVLYKDKSERKQILLPGKLRARDIAGSIAIMVNGTEIATVDVIAFSPFAYQPLSHFLQGILTPFLWSIPVALIIALWMAARISKRNQRYTQGIQNALSELAEGKHDVAIPPTNVEENLGINQSIRELDKQLLMHERSRREWLRSITHDLNTPVSSMKLLLDGMADGVFPVDKKGMEMIKKENDDLAERINAVVLYSKLISPDAKADIQPMDVAEFVDLVGGQFSPDEWMRVKVDTSNAKLSGDQDKLLVACKELLKNALKATTDGVIWTIGKNAMTFTNPGNLPENVEFFEPWTKGDLSRGTTGNGMGLPIVMQVMVLHGGKAEIHQDKGDVIVSIVW; translated from the coding sequence ATGCGTAAACAGTTCGCCAGGCTTTTCCTGGGATTCATTCTGGTGCTGCTCGTCGTCCTGTCCATCCAGGTTGCCGTGTTTCTGGTCAGCACCACAAGCCAGCAACGGAAGTGGAACCAGGATATCTACCAGACGTACGTCCAATCCCTTGCCGATGCCTTGACCGTCAATGTGCCGTACGATGGGTGGAACATCAACAACCTTGACGATGTGCTGCTCAGCGCCTCGGATGGACGGGTCAGCGGCCTGCTTCTGAAAGATACCGAGGGAGACGTTGTCACGACGTTCGGAAAGACCCGGGAAGGAATGCCGTTGGGCTTCCCTGACCGCAGGCAACGAACCACACCGGAAGTGATACGCCAGCTCTCAGAATCGACGTTCCACGCCGTGACGGCCAAGACGGATCTGTACGTCATTACCATCTCCAAGACGAAAGTAGGGTTGGTGACCACCTTTACCTCTGTGTTATATAAGGACAAGAGCGAACGGAAGCAGATCCTCCTTCCCGGAAAACTCCGGGCCCGTGACATTGCCGGTTCCATCGCCATCATGGTCAATGGGACGGAGATCGCCACGGTGGATGTGATCGCGTTCTCTCCGTTCGCCTACCAGCCGCTGTCCCACTTCCTCCAGGGCATCCTCACGCCGTTCCTCTGGTCCATCCCGGTAGCGCTGATCATCGCCCTGTGGATGGCGGCGAGGATCAGCAAGCGGAACCAGCGGTACACCCAAGGCATCCAGAACGCCCTCTCTGAACTCGCCGAGGGAAAGCACGATGTGGCCATTCCTCCCACCAACGTGGAGGAGAACCTGGGCATCAACCAGTCCATCAGGGAACTGGACAAGCAGCTTTTGATGCACGAGCGCTCCCGCAGGGAATGGCTCCGTTCCATCACCCATGACTTGAACACACCGGTTTCCAGCATGAAGTTGCTTCTGGATGGCATGGCCGACGGCGTCTTCCCGGTGGACAAGAAGGGAATGGAGATGATCAAAAAGGAAAACGACGATCTGGCCGAGCGGATCAACGCCGTCGTCCTGTACTCCAAGTTGATCAGTCCGGACGCCAAGGCGGACATCCAGCCGATGGATGTCGCCGAGTTCGTCGATCTGGTCGGCGGGCAGTTCAGCCCGGATGAGTGGATGCGGGTGAAGGTGGATACCTCCAATGCCAAACTCTCCGGTGACCAGGACAAACTCCTTGTCGCCTGCAAGGAACTGTTGAAGAACGCGTTGAAGGCAACCACCGATGGCGTAATCTGGACGATCGGAAAGAATGCCATGACGTTCACCAACCCGGGAAATCTTCCGGAGAACGTGGAATTCTTTGAGCCTTGGACCAAAGGAGACCTCAGTAGGGGGACTACAGGAAACGGAATGGGACTGCCCATCGTGATGCAGGTGATGGTTCTCCATGGGGGAAAAGCGGAGATTCACCAGGACAAAGGGGATGTCATCGTCTCCATTGTATGGTAA
- a CDS encoding response regulator transcription factor — MRTMKDEPSKKIPVIYIIEDHDVLREGVKQYLELSGFKVEGFATLAAARPAFTRLTPDLLIQDVMLPDGDGFSFVKQLKTQYEVPVIFMTARTEESDKILGFELGADDYISKPFSPKELVMRVKAVLRRTEKQKNGEADMEGGWFYVQDHSLDFDEVEHTLTCDGKPVILTAAEWRILACLIHNHPQLISRAQILEQCFDYSFDSYDRIVDTHIKNIRGKLGDGAWIETVRGYGYRFVGHRKG; from the coding sequence ATGCGGACCATGAAGGATGAACCGTCCAAGAAGATTCCGGTGATCTACATCATCGAGGACCATGATGTCCTCCGGGAGGGGGTGAAGCAGTACCTGGAGCTCTCCGGCTTCAAGGTGGAGGGCTTCGCCACCCTGGCCGCGGCGCGTCCTGCGTTCACCCGGCTGACCCCCGACCTGTTGATCCAGGACGTGATGCTCCCTGATGGCGACGGGTTCAGTTTCGTCAAGCAATTGAAAACCCAGTACGAAGTTCCGGTGATCTTCATGACCGCCCGTACCGAGGAGTCGGACAAGATCCTCGGCTTCGAACTGGGGGCGGATGACTATATCTCCAAACCGTTCAGCCCGAAGGAGCTGGTCATGCGGGTAAAGGCGGTGCTTCGCCGTACGGAGAAACAGAAGAACGGGGAAGCGGACATGGAAGGCGGGTGGTTCTACGTGCAGGATCATTCGCTGGATTTCGACGAGGTGGAGCACACGCTTACCTGTGACGGGAAACCGGTGATCCTCACCGCGGCGGAGTGGCGGATCCTCGCCTGCCTGATCCACAACCATCCCCAGTTGATCAGCCGCGCCCAGATATTGGAGCAGTGCTTCGACTACAGCTTCGACAGCTATGACAGGATCGTCGACACCCATATCAAGAACATCCGGGGCAAGCTGGGCGATGGCGCCTGGATCGAGACGGTACGGGGATACGGATACCGCTTCGTAGGCCACCGCAAAGGATAA